CTAGTTGAAATGTTCGAAAACACTGCTGACTAGTGTTTGTTAGTGTTGTACTGTTAGCATGGTTAACATGCCAGATTGAATGAATCCCTTAGGTTTAAAGAAAACGTTAACCATACAACACATGCTGATATTGCTAACAATGCACACATGCTACTTAGCATGATGTCATTTGAGTAAAACTGGCTGAATTTTTAAACATGGACCTAAAACAGCTATTTGGAGCTCAGCTTATGAATTTAATCAATATTGCTGCATATCTACAATAATTTAAATAACCCACTAGACCAGGTTTCCAGCTGATGTATACCTGTGAGCCTCCACTCACTTCACCCTTGATGTACTTTGGTGGCCATGAACGTTTGACAACTCACTTTCCTTTGAACAGGTTGAAGATGTACCAGCTACACCTAAGGCTCCCGAGGTACTGAGGTAATGTACTGTACGGCTGTTCTTAGTCTAAAGCACATATGTTTGGGGCGTTATTTATAGCCTCTGCGCTTTGTGTAATCTGCAGGGCACTCGAAGGTGAGCCACACACTGTTCTGTACGAGTTCATTCCGGAGACCAAAGAGGAGTTAGCCGTGTTGCCAGGCAACATTGTTTTTGTTCTACAGAGAGGGGCCGACAACTGGGCATCTGTCATCTTCAATGAAagggtgtgtgttgtgtatgtgtgttgtctATGTGTAAGCCATGTTGTTCCCAGAATACATAATTTTTACTGTTTGGAGGAATTTCTTTTGTAATGTTATGCGCATTATATATGACACTGGTTACTGGTTATTGGCTTTGATTTGGCCATGTCTGTGTCCTAAAGCAGATTTgtgttacatttgcatttacactgaaggcatttagcagacgctatatagttatatagtttaatagtttgtatagactaggatccaaatatacctctaagcttagatgctactaacTACAAATGTCAgcaaggagaccatagtacttggcactacacttcacccaagtcttctctgaagaggtgggtcttcagtctgtgtttgaagacagtcaGAGGGAGTTCGtcccaccacttcggtgcaaggacagaaaaaagcctggacacttgtcttcagTGAATCTTAAaagatggtgggtcgagccgagccgtacttgaagctcgaagttctcttggtactgatcggcctttgaccattaccatcaagtacggagggggcTGGTCTATTCTTAGCTTTGTCAGCCAgcgtttgaatctgatgcatagaatggctgaacttagaaataGCTTTTTAGAGCATAAAGGGACATTTTGAATTGCAGTCGTCTTTAGTATGATTTCCACCATCTCaccaaaagtgtttttgagCCCAGCACTTTACCAGCTTTCACTCTCACAGCCTCAATCCCGTGAAGTAAATCTCCTTAGAATTCCTGTCCATTTTAGTCCACCTTTTCCACTGCACCTGCAACTGTCCAAGCTGTTTTAGGTTGGTGTGGTGATTTCAACCACATATAGGTTTTTGGACCCATGCGTCCTACAGTGGCCATCctaaaaaaaaagggggtgtTCTTCTATGAAAGGAAGCATAAAGTCAGAGAAGGAGTGGGTAAAATGGACAGGACTCTTAGGTACTTGTTGTCAGGTAACTTTACCTGACAAGATCGATGTTGTCTTTAAAACAAGGGGTTGTGTAATCAAGTAAActggttggtgtagtgcagtggataacaacactgccctccttgtgtccttgggcaagactcctaacattacatTAACCTCCCTGTGTAATATGATTCAAATGTACGTCACTCTGGTTAAGAGCGTCAGACtgatgccataaatgtaacGCTACTTGAATGATTCTCAGAATACTCAAGTGTGGACTCTATAGTGATCtattagtgtgtgtgaatggaaaTTGAGCACAAATAATCTTGTTCTTGGGTTGCTGTCTTTATTTCCAGAGAGGACTAGTTCCATATAATTTCCTGGAACCATTGGATATTACAGTGGCATCAAGGGTTATGCTGGTAAGAGTCCTTTTTCAAGGTGTATTATTATCCAAAAGCCAAGAAAGAAGTCATTTCCAGCCGTTCCCTAAATGAGCTTTTTACtgtttaaccccccccccccaaatctcTCAAAAATCTACCCAACTATTCCTCTCCTCTGTAGGTTACTCCAACCGACATTAATGAAGCCATACCTGCCCCGCCAAGAAGAGAAGCACCCAGTAAACCTGTAAGTAAAGCAGGATTAGGTGTCAACACGTTTAGAAGCAAGTgacatgttttgatttttagaAAATTTGAGCATTTGAGCATTGAGCCAAATTAGTACTACTGATACACAATTAACCTGAACCACCGCTGTGGTGGATAATTACCAACAATGGTCTGAAGAGGGTTGAATCAAAAGCCAGGAGCAGGGTGTTGGGAACCCAAGGGTCCTCAAGGTTTAAGGGCAATGAAGGCCATGCCATCTAGGCACAACcgacagaaaggctactgtggcacaagtcagaaatgaataataataattacccTAGAAAACGCAGTGCATCACATCCTGCTGTATAGCTgcatgcagacagtcagagtgcccatgctaacccctgtccactgtCAAAAGTGTCTACACCGAGcacccacacacatttgcactgGGCCTGATAGCAATGAAAGAAAGTTGACTGGTCTGATGAATCCTGTTTTCTGTTAGCTACATCACTTAAATGACCAGGGTGATGCACTGCATCTGCATCAGAGCTGCGGCGGCTTCACCTCTTAACAGgagttaaaggatctgctgccaacatcTTGGCGTCcgataccacagggcaccttcataGGTCTTGTAGAGTGAGCTGTTTTTGAGGCACACCATCATGTTAGGCAGGTCACTGGCGTATAGGAGTAAATTCTGTGACTTActcagtaaaaaataaataaatgactgaaTCTTGAGAATGACTGTCATCCACATTTGCAATTGCTGTGGAAATGCACGAAGATCACAACAAGCATGTTCTTATATCAGCGTTACAATTTACAACAGTAACATCCATTGTTTTTCCTGTAGATTGTTGGGACTGGAGCTTCTTCTGGGTGCATTGTGAAAGTGCATTTCGTGTTTACAATAGCGATCTTCATTACACCGGGACACCCATATCAAAGCATGCTCCAGAAGATCAGCGCCAAACTCAAGTTACCTGCATCTGCGCTTACTCTGAGGTAACACCACCCATTACTACTGTCTCCACACGTGAAAGTCTCAGTTATTATGTGCAAGACGAGTGAGATGGAAATTTCCTTTAGTTTTAAAGTGAATTAGCTGAATAGTTGTTCTAATGTCTCTGCTAGCTATGTAAAGCCTGGTTCtgagaagagagagactgttGACGAGTCAGAGATGGAGTTGTtgtggagctgtgtgaagaACAATCGCCTGACGCTGTGGTGCTCATCTACTGAGGTAATCCAAATGTACCTACTGAAGGAGTAGTACCACTACCAGAGGCCAACTATGAGGCCATACATTACTACAGTCTAACCATTAGGTCATGCATTTCCTCTGTAAGGAAATTACACTTTTAAGGGACGCtgtgctgtccatgttttctgtaGTGATTGGATGCACCAGTAGAGGGAATGCATTGATGTCACGCTCCCATTGAAACACGCATCCAATTATTATCcactcaagttaaaggcagttggactcaTTGAATTACCATGGAATCAATGGTCCATGGACTTCAATctgtagccaggaacgtccagcgtccatgccccccccccatcttTTCAGACAGTGACTGCACCACGTTTCAGTATGTGGATTCCAGAATTGCAGCAATCCAttagtttctcttctctttagctttcagcagtctgtaaaaggagAGCTCCGAATTCTTGCTGAAGCTGTTTGTACAGACCTttcttgttttgtgttttacCGGCATTTACACTAAAGACTAATGCTGCTCAGTTGGCCATTTAGTAGGCAAGGCCTCAGTAACTCCCGTCACCTTTGACTTCACATAACAACATACAACATACAACAACATAACTTCTATAACAAATTTACAAATGATGTAAATATATAAGTACAGATATGGTATTATAAACTACCCACTGCTTTTTGTGTAGATCACTCTTTCTCCATCTTTGTTCTAGGATAAAAGTGTAACTCTGAAGAAAATGGTGGCTCTGTACGCTTATGAGGCCTCCACACCAGAAGATCTGGAGTTCAGTCAAGGTGATGTCATCACCATCCTCTCGAACGGTAAGAACCACAGCTAAATGTTTACAGTGCTGTAGATCAGAAACTCAAACAGATAATTTCCACAGTGATTCTGATTTAATGatgcttttgttttttcacttcagtCAATGAAGAGTGGCTGGAAGGGGAGTGCAATGGAAAGATCGGGATATTTCCCTCCTCTTTTGTTACAGATCAGTAGGCTGAGCCATGGCTGAATACCATCACAAATGAAAACACTGTAATTTAAGCAAAAGTGCATGGTTGTCACATCAGTGGGCTTAATTCAGCCTGAATGGGCTCgactgtgtaaatgtgtgatacttttaactatttactaGATTCATGGAATACATTTTCAAGTAATTGTATAAATTAAAACCTGTACGTCTTCATTATGTCATTATGCTGCAAATAAACTTCTTTTAAGGATACTTGGAGACTGTAAGTATCAAGGATGGTCTGTAAACTAGCTGAAGAATTCCCTtgataatagaataataatttCCTGCCTACTAGAACATGGTGACCACCAAAAATCAGATCAGGCAAAAGTTATAAGACTTCAATTAAAGATGATCACATCATATGATGGATATTGGACAGTACAGTAACACACTGAGCAACTGCATGGTTTATTACAAAGAGAAGTACTGCAGTGTGTGAACCTGAATAACAGAATGAACGACATCTGTGGAACTACTGAGGCTTTTTGTCTGGTCCAACTCATCAAAACCTCAGAAGAActaaatatagtatatagtgaTGTAATACTTTTGCTGAATCCTCCCACCCCATAAAGGGGAAACATAGAAATCTGACCTTTAAATCACATTTAGTGAATCATTCAGCTGATTTTTCAACATTTCGGCCCAACTTCCtcatcaaaatgtaaaaaagtcattcagtgtggtttggtgtgaaatgctctgttcaaCAGAAACGTACTGAGTCAGAACTGGTCACAGCGATTCGGACGTCTGCGTTTTATGTCTCTAAAGGCTACAGAAAACCATGACATGATATTCTGTGTATTCTGTCTGATGCCTGATATACGATACAGATATGatacagtgtatttattttttaaagctaGCAAAGAAATCATTTATTGAGCATTTTAGGTTCCTTATGTATGAACTGTTCTTCATATAAATaggatatatatttttgtgaCCTAAATTTTGTTACAAAAAACGTATTCTAAGTATTGATTATTATAAAATCCCATATTTTTATCACTAAGCCCTACAACAACATAGCAAATACTTTAGTAATTATTCCTTTCCATTAAGAACAGCTTGAAGaacagctcaaagaaccataaCAGCtcttgctgcttcctttgttttacACAAATAGACATTGTAGGACAGTAATATGGTCACACTGGTGATGTATGACTGTGATGATAAATACAGTCATCAGGAAGAAAGTTGAAAGCATGTTTTTCCCaacagaagagaaaagaagaagtgCAACTAAGGGGAGAAAGGGTTTCTAAGGTctctttaaaaaatacatgCGCTCACCCTTCAAGGTTTTGTTTTTCAGCTTTCAGTTGAGTTCTTGAATAGATTAGGTTCATCCTTACTGGTGGCAGGTCAGTCCAATCACTGTATATTATGATGTACTTGCTTACTTGCCCCCCTGCTCTCCAAATACTTGTTGTGGTTGACATCCATGTCCTTTAGAGCTTTTCTATACAGACACATCCAAAGCTAACACCACAACTCTACCCTTCAGCCACAGGACACACACAGCAGTTCCAAGTCTTACTGCCCTTAACATTTTACAGCCGGTTCCAGTGCACTGTAACCTCGTGACACAGAACCACATGACCATTACATAGCATGACACAGTATGGAGCTGCAGACAGCGTCTCATTTCCTTTTGGACTCCAAAACTGAAGCCTGCTGAGCACTGTGCTGTGTTCCGCTGTGGTGTGGTGCGGTCAGGTGCAGCAGTCTTTACTGTCCGTACCCTCCTCTTCATAAGCAATAGCAATACCTCGTCTACCCTCAACAGCTTTCACCACCGGGGTTTCTCCAAGCTTGGGCTCCAAGCCCTGCCAGCTACGGCCTGCGAGAAAGGACGCTGCAGAGAAAGAGCACACATCTATTAAATCAGCATGAGATGGGCACTGGGTGGCTAGATCATCCCAGGCCATAAAAAGCTTTAGTTAAAATGTTGGCTAATGGCATTCATTTCTAATAACTAGTGAAAGCAGATTTTTGGTCAAGCAATCTATTAAACAGAACTGATCTGAACAGATTCCAGAGCGCTCTACCTGCAGTATTTGTGTTGGCCACAGTCAGAGTCTGATTCCTGATGACAAGTGATGACGCTGATGAAGCGCTCGCCAGCTCAGAGGAGGAACGTAAACAGGAAGAACGAAGGGCTCCAGTGATCAGCGACACATCTGTCGAGTCCTCTTCATTAGTGGACTCATCTGGCTCGGGGAAGTGCACATGACTGCTCCCTCCTGTTACAAGTAATTCAAATTAAGCTGCTTCCTGAGCCCATAATCACACACGTGCGCATACATGcatgcaggcaggcaggcacacAGACGCAGAGGCTTATGCAAACTTCCGGGCACCGCTGGTCAAAAGACATGTAGCAAATTTTCTATGTGAAAAAacatactatatggacaaaagtattaggacatctgctcatttattgttgcttccaaaatcaagggtatttaaaaaaaaaaaaaaaaagtttaccctgcttttgctAGAGTAACTTCCTCTACTGATTTCTTAGCAGTGCTTtcaagatttgattgcattcagcagcaggagctttagtgaggtcaggatgttggatgatccccaccccaccacatcccaTAAGTattgcaccattcatcattccagagaacacagttccacatctggggggctttatacccttctagtccatgtctggcattaggcatggtgccaaataggttcatgtttatctgcttcagagactcgaattctattggcagtacttctcttcaggcacttggtttggtaatttttatcattaatgtttaaatatttctgaccagaggagaatgggtcccccttgtgagtcttggttcttcccaaggtttcttcctccagctctgagggagtttttccttgccactgtcgctgttggcttgcttactgggggtcttcgatccatcatgtcttacgttattttcttctttcttctttgtctctgtcttttattaatcactatttatgtaaagctgctttgtgatgacaacagttgtaaaaagcgctatacaaataaatctgacttgactagacaagctgtgtgtgtgcatttcggAGTCACATcagtgccagcaatgggtgaaacatTTTACACTTCTTATTTATATTCTGAATTGAACATATTGCAGAAAAATAGTGTGACAACAGCGGCTGTAGTAAAGAAGCTTTGTTCTTAATGACCTGAGAAGCCTGTGTGTACATGTACTATACACTCGGGTCAGGATAACCTGTACATGTACAATCAGACCAGTAGCAGAGGGGGCCTGCTCCACTTCACTGCATGTACAAGCATGCAGGCATTTGTATGATGACGCAGAGAACAGCTGTCCTTGATACTACTGTCTTAGACAAGTGATAAGACCAAGAAAACAACTATGCAATACTGGCAATGAGGACCAGGGGTAAAACTATACTCTCAGCCCATGATTACTGGATTCCTGATTCAATATTCTCATGTGATTTGAAACTAAAACTGACCGAAGAGGGAAGGGGGGGTTAATCAGGTATATAATGGGAATATGAAtccattgtttaaaatgaacaGATGTGTGGCTGAAGAGATATTTAGAAATGCTGCTAGAGACAGAGGCAAAAATCTGTCACCCGTAATTTTGGCCCCCCAAAATATCTGGGGGCCCAAACTGTAGGTGTAAGCTAGGCTGTGTTTAACTAGTATGCAATACACATGCATATGGATGGACACATGTCTCAGGATGGCTGCATTTTTTGCAGTTTTAAGCCTGtgctgtttaataataataataataataataatacatatatatatatatatatatatcctactAATGAaggtattcagctactttaagttgcatccattgctgacacttgTGTGCAAAAGTgaagacacagcttgtctagtccctgtagcgaagtagtgccaatagaatCAGACTcatatgaacatgaacctattggcaccatgcctcctaatTCCAGGAACTGCtgtcactggaatgatggttggttctccatgcaatacttttggaatgagctggggagtttatggaggagttggggtggtgatcatccaacatcctgaactgaCTAatcctcttgttgctgaatgcaatcaaatcctcacagcaaggctccaaaatctagtaccaagccttgattttaaaagattgAGCAGACggcccaatacttctgtccacacacacaaaaaaatgtaCACAAATACCTGTTTGGAAATGTGCTTTAAACGTTTAAACATCGGCCATAAAATGAACATACCAGACGAATAGGTGAAGCAAGGTGAAGCAAAAGGAAGGCTATCCAGTCAATAGGGAAGTACGTACCAGGAAGCAGGTCTCGGAAGTCTGTGACGTATTCTCCGCTCCACTCACGATGCTTATTGCAGGCCACTTCCATCTCAAAGGGCGTCACCACAGGCCTGTAGAACTCACTTGAATCCAGCAGTGAGTTCTCCGGACAAGCCACCAACACATACACATCGATCTCCAAGAAGTTAGCCAGCTTGGCTACGTTGATCTTGCCCATCGCAAACATGTAGCTTTTCTTGCCAGCTTTCCGAATGCTCTCCTTCAGCTGATCAATGACGGCCAGATAGTTCGCCACACCCAGCGTGCCCACTAAGATTCCCACCACACTGGCATCCTTTGCCCTCTCAATGGCGTAGTAGCGCTTCATCAGTGCTTTGTTGATATTAATGGATTCGGCTCGGCCTGTGGACACCTCAGGGTCGAATGAACTGAAGGCGCAGCGGTTCCAGGTCATCATAAAGTTCGTAAGAGTGAGACCCTCACGGCCAATGTAGAACATGCTGTAGTCCTCCACGCCCTTTCCCTCTTTTAAACTAAACTGTCTGCCGAATTTACGAATGACCCCGTCGTCCAGACGGTCTAAGTTATCGTCATCTGGGGGAAGGCCGTAGACTTGTTCTTGACAATCAGAATGATCTGGTCTCagaacagagaacacagtgttGGGATAGGAGGCACCCAAGATCTTTCTGAAGTCATCTGAGGAAAGAGAAGATCATTTATTACTAATTTTATCCCATTTTCTACCAAACTTGGAAGACCAATTACCCAATttctgttcatgtgaactcttTTAACAGCAATGGGTTAAGACTATCACATGTCTCCTCAGACACATATGAAGCCAGTCACTGCTTCTTTTTGAACTGATGCATTGCAGGATTGCTAGGTAGCTAGCGTGCTCAGGTCTTACACAATAGCTAACAGATAGTcagcctgtgctgaccaacaccaCACTAGAAGTAATGTGGGAAGGAAGGACCATTAACCCACTCCTGACAAgggcaaggccaactgtgctctctcagactccggctgctgatggcatctATTGTTTGTCAGTTAAACAGATCTGGCTTTACTCACTCCAATACTTATCAGGGAATTGAGATATGGCCATAATATAACATCACACTAGGTCAAAAGACATTTTCAGAATATAATAAAGAATATCactatttcattttcatttagttTAATAATTTGGAGCAGACAAAAAAGCCTGTACTGTGGTGTAATTTATGCCAATAAATAATCAAGATATTTTCACATTGCCCATACACTATAAGAAACAGCGTGAAGCAAATTGATTAGATCAGAAGTGCCCAATCCTGGTAGTGGAGACCGTGGAGAGCTAAGacaccacaccaccacaccTGTACACATATCCAAACGTCTCTGAAGGCCCTTAATTACCTGGATGTAGCATATTACATTGATCAGCTATAACATCAACACCACCTGCAGCTGCACCTAATACTGAGTAAGTCCCCTCTGACCATTCGAGACAGACCTCGGAAGGTTTCCTGTGGATAGATCACCATAGATCACCCATAAAAGGATTGGACATTCCTAATCATGATAAACAAAAGCAACATCTGACAGTGCTGGACTTGTAGCACTGTTAAGTGCCATGTGGAGTTGAACtactagcaaaaaaaaaaaaaaaaacatatttaaaagcaCGTACAATAAGAATAAACTGGCATTCAAAAGCCCAATGTACCTCATTTAGAGCAAACAGTGTTTCATAGCGATGAAACCCATATGGGGCAGTTTTAGCAGCCAATTCATcctatttaataaataaatctagcATCTTCTCCAGGAAGATCTAAACCTCCCCTCAACCCAAATCACAGTCTTATGTGAGTATGTCCTCTGTGCTTCTATGCCTTGTTGCCCTCTGGTGGTTGTTTCTTAAGTAGCATAAAACATTTGGTGGACACAGTTGATGTACATGATTTTCAAGTTTCCTGACAAAacacaattgcaaaaaaaaaaaaaaaaaaaaaaaaaaaaaaagtgagggaAATGACTTTTCGCCACTCTTTGTTTGGATGTTTCCCCCCAAGCAGCAGTAGCAATCACAGGGGCATTACCACTAAATTAAGTGTAAAACACAGGAGTTCTTTGTGCTATTAAAAAGAACAAGCAGTCCTGTCAGTCCATTCACTGACTAGTTAACACAGACCCTCTCAAACCACAGTCCATAAGTAAGGCCATAAGTTGTGTTACTTGAAGTAAGCTTTGTTTTGAGAGTAAACTGTACAGAAGTTCTATTTACAGTTTCTAAAGTAGGGGACAGGAAGTAACTGggcaactgtgttttttttttcagtttggcAGCTGTGCATCTTTACATATTTTCTTAATACACATAAGCACAAATATCCTCAGGTTTTACTTGTTCGTCATGCAGAGCCCAGAAATCTTTCACATTAACTTATTTCTATATAAGAAATatttaatacaattaaatataataagGAAATAAAGATTTCATATCATTTCTGTCTATAAGCTGAAGTGCAGTTGGgtcatgcagcaggacaatgatccaaagcacatAAGCATCTACCTTAAACCCTACAAAAATATTCCAAACTTCATTACAAAAagagttttgtttagttttttaggGGTCTTTTTGCTGCTAAAGATGCAGTAACCAGCTACTAAGAACGCAATCACATTTCCACACAGGATTGTCATACTGAATATCTTTTCTTAATGAATAACAAACACTTTTACTCTTTTTTGGTTGTAGGTTAAGATATGATGCAATTTACGGTAATGTTTGTAAATTGAGGAAGTCAGACGAAGGGGCAAACAATCTTTTATAGCACAGTACATTGCAACTTGTGTTCCTTTGGCTTGCCCAGCTTTTCCATGACGTACTGCTAAGCTAGCTCTGTtcactaattttttttttaaagtttatttattattttcttctctctgtAAAAATTAAAAAGTTAAAGGTTTTGTTTATAAGTAAAATGTGTTATAGGTCAAGTATAGGCAAACAGTTTATTTACTACAGGTTCGTAAGAACATAGCTAATAAGGTAAAAGTCTGAAATGTTAGAGCAAATGTTTATATAgaatatgatatattatatgtaagaacatatttatatataagttCAAGTAGAGCTGggaaatatgacaatattttattgtatcaagatcaattttgttatcatgatacacaaCAATGTGTTGTCAATATGTTGTCTAAACATATTGAAGGTATTGTTAGTGTTCAGCTGATTAACTGCAggttttattagaaacagtatAATTAGAGACTGATTTATTAGATGAAGTACAGCAGATGTTAAAAAATCACTGCATTCAGtctgggagagtatctgaaaagtagtttataagaatctattgctactgatgtattgaATATATTAGTCTGTGATcacaaatattgtgataaattatgtGTAccgtgaaaaatgtctttaaatataatGATGAAGTATTTTTACCAGATCGCCTAGACCTAACAATTTGTAGGTCATATGAGCTGATACACCTGAAATGTTGTGAAGGTGGTAGTACGAAGACTGAGACCTCACCTATAGCATGTGAGTAGGTGACGTTGTATAACACGACCACATAGCTGTCACTGTCGGGGTAGAGTTCTCTGAAGGTTTCAGCACACTTCTGGACGTTGATGGGTCTTTTGCCGAACACATACATGAGAGGCAGCCTCCTGGAAGGACTAAGACACGATCGTCCATAGTGCACGATGCAGTCTGCCCCAACATGCTCCGCAGCTACTTCATCCACAC
This portion of the Salminus brasiliensis chromosome 9, fSalBra1.hap2, whole genome shotgun sequence genome encodes:
- the dph2 gene encoding 2-(3-amino-3-carboxypropyl)histidine synthase subunit 2: MTEAFSSNSEAVLQRTVDVAATESDNPAGDLEDLYQISDTCHFIQNKGFKKVALQFPDELLVDSVAVSAAIEKGTEVKTYILGDTSYGSCCVDEVAAEHVGADCIVHYGRSCLSPSRRLPLMYVFGKRPINVQKCAETFRELYPDSDSYVVVLYNVTYSHAIDDFRKILGASYPNTVFSVLRPDHSDCQEQVYGLPPDDDNLDRLDDGVIRKFGRQFSLKEGKGVEDYSMFYIGREGLTLTNFMMTWNRCAFSSFDPEVSTGRAESININKALMKRYYAIERAKDASVVGILVGTLGVANYLAVIDQLKESIRKAGKKSYMFAMGKINVAKLANFLEIDVYVLVACPENSLLDSSEFYRPVVTPFEMEVACNKHREWSGEYVTDFRDLLPGGSSHVHFPEPDESTNEEDSTDVSLITGALRSSCLRSSSELASASSASSLVIRNQTLTVANTNTAASFLAGRSWQGLEPKLGETPVVKAVEGRRGIAIAYEEEGTDSKDCCT
- the ncf2 gene encoding neutrophil cytosol factor 2 gives rise to the protein MSFVSTLRQWDEAVAYVEKGDVASALRTFLDIEEKTSKIAYNIGCLYLNADDFEAAEKAFDGSIRKDEHLAVAFFQRGITFYKKEKFEESLLDFQQAFKELRGNQLIDYKPLGLRYKLYACEVLHNIGLVHSKLGKWEKAQENLFKAINLRTEAKFSHIDQALESILKQKLFSLVVIKPGLLFKPNKHYVAELEKKDYLGKAKVLSSVVPADSFSGFAPLQPQVEDVPATPKAPEVLRALEGEPHTVLYEFIPETKEELAVLPGNIVFVLQRGADNWASVIFNERRGLVPYNFLEPLDITVASRVMLVTPTDINEAIPAPPRREAPSKPIVGTGASSGCIVKVHFVFTIAIFITPGHPYQSMLQKISAKLKLPASALTLSYVKPGSEKRETVDESEMELLWSCVKNNRLTLWCSSTEDKSVTLKKMVALYAYEASTPEDLEFSQGDVITILSNVNEEWLEGECNGKIGIFPSSFVTDQ